One region of Populus trichocarpa isolate Nisqually-1 chromosome 4, P.trichocarpa_v4.1, whole genome shotgun sequence genomic DNA includes:
- the LOC7472595 gene encoding LRR receptor-like serine/threonine-protein kinase RPK2, whose protein sequence is MGSSCFPSSVIKWQAFTKLKLFSLFCAFSLSLNCAASFDSDKSVLLQFKNSVSDPSGLLSGWNLINTNHCHWNGVSCDANSRVVSLNITGNGNYRGKDSGNGSAFLCSGDSIELSLYGFGIRRDCKGSKGVLVGKLLPFIAKLSELRVLSLPFNGFQGLIPSEIWCMEKLEVLDLEGNLVSGSLPVSFSGLRNLRVLNFGFNRIEGEIPGSLSYCEGLEILNLAGNRINGTIPGFVGRLKGVYLSLNQLGGSLPEEFGDNCEKLEHLDLSGNFVVGGIPSTLGKCGNLRTLLLYSNLFEEIIPHELGKLGKLEVLDVSRNSLSGPVPPELGNCSALSVLVLSNMFDPYQDFNGTRGDSSLDHSISVNEDFNFFQGDMPADVLTLPKLRMLWAPSAMLEGMLMSNWDPCDSLEMINLSHNFLTGEIPHGINHCNKLWYLDLSFNKLNGELLAEFPVPCMTVFDVSENALSGSIPSFYSSSCPRVPSVNDNPLNAYDPSSAYVSFFAYKAQTGSPAMSLGGSGGITVFHNFGSNNFTGTLQSIPIAPVRSGKQTAYTFLAGDNKLSGPFPGILFEKCHGLNTMIVNVSSNRMSGQIPANMGPMCRSLKLLDASKNQIMGTIPPSVGDLVSLVSLDMSWNLLHGPIPSSLSQIRGLKYLSLAGNGINGSIPSSLGKLQTLEVLDLSSNLLSGEIPNDLVKLRNLTALLLNNNKLSGQIPSGLASMTLLSMFNVSFNNLSGPLPSSNSLMQCSSVLGNPYLHPCRVFSLAVPSPDSQGRASEAQGYASLSGQTQKRQGGGFTSIEIASIASASAIFSVLLALIFLFIYTRKWSPKSKIMGSARKEVTIFTDIGVTLTFENVVRATGSFNASNCIGNGGFGATYKAEISPGVLVAIKRLAVGRFQGIQQFHAEIKTLGRLHHPNLVTLIGYHASETEMFLIYNYLPGGNLEKFIQERSTRAVDWRILHKIALDIARALAYLHDQCVPRVLHRDVKPSNILLDDDFNAYLSDFGLARLLGTSETHATTGVAGTFGYVAPEYAMTCRVSDKADVYSYGVVLLELLSDKKALDPSFSPYGNGFNIVAWACMLLRQGRAKEFFTGGLWDAGPHDDLVEILHLAVVCTVDTLSTRPTMKQVVRRLKQLQPPSC, encoded by the coding sequence ATGGGTTCCTCTTGTTTTCCTTCTTCAGTTATCAAGTGGCAAGCCTTCACAAAACTgaaacttttctctctcttctgcGCCTTCTCGCTGTCCCTAAACTGTGCCGCTTCTTTTGATTCTGACAAATCTGTGCTGTTACAGTTCAAGAACTCAGTCTCTGACCCTTCAGGGCTTCTCTCTGGCTGGAATCTGATCAACACCAACCATTGTCACTGGAACGGCGTCTCGTGTGATGCTAATTCGCGTGTTGTTTCGCTTAATATCACTGGAAATGGCAACTATAGAGGTAAGGACagtggaaatggaagtgctTTTTTGTGTTCTGGTGATTCTATTGAGCTTTCACTGTATGGGTTTGGGATTAGGAGAGATTGTAAGGGTAGTAAGGGGGTTTTAGTGGGAAAGTTGTTGCCTTTTATTGCCAAGTTAAGTGAACTTAGGGTTTTATCATTGCCCTTTAATGGCTTTCAGGGTTTGATACCTAGTGAAATATGGTGCATGGAGAAGCTAGAGGTTCTTGATCTTGAGGGTAATTTGGTGTCTGGGTCGTTGCCGGTTTCATTTTCCGGGTTAAGGAACTTGAGGGTTTTGAATTTTGGGTTTAACAGGATAGAAGGAGAGATACCGGGTTCACTTTCTTACTGTGAAGGTTTGGAGATCTTGAATTTAGCTGGAAATCGTATCAATGGGACAATTCCGGGGTTTGTTGGCAGGTTAAAGGGTGTGTATCTGTCATTGAATCAGCTTGGTGGTTCTCTGCCTGAGGAGTTTGGTGATAATTGTGAGAAACTTGAGCATTTGGATTTGTCTGGGAATTTTGTGGTTGGAGGGATTCCTAGTACTTTAGGGAAATGTGGGAATCTGAGGACACTATTGTTGTATTCAAATCTGTTTGAAGAAATTATTCCACATGAACTCGGTAAGCTTGGGAAGCTAGAAGTGTTGGATGTGTCAAGGAATAGTCTTAGTGGGCCAGTGCCACCTGAGCTTGGAAATTGCTCTGCATTATCTGTGCTTGTGCTTTCAAATATGTTTGATCCATATCAGGATTTTAATGGTACGAGAGGGGACAGTTCGTTGGATCATTCAATTTCTGTGAATGAAGATTTCAACTTTTTTCAAGGGGATATGCCTGCAGATGTTCTGACTCTTCCAAAACTGAGGATGCTGTGGGCACCAAGTGCAATGCTTGAGGGCATGTTGATGAGCAACTGGGATCCCTGTGATAGCTTGGAAATGATCAATTTGTCTCATAACTTCCTCACAGGAGAAATCCCTCATGGGATTAATCACTGCAATAAGCTGTGGTATCTGGATTTGAGCTTCAATAAGCTTAATGGGGAACTTCTTGCGGAGTTTCCAGTTCCTTGCATGACTGTTTTTGATGTTAGTGAAAATGCATTGTCAGGTTCCATCCCCAGTTTTTATAGCAGCAGTTGCCCTCGTGTTCCTTCCGTGAATGATAATCCCTTGAATGCTTATGATCCATCATCTGCCTATGTATCATTTTTTGCATATAAAGCTCAGACTGGAAGTCCTGCTATGTCACTTGGAGGAAGTGGTGGAATCACAGTTTTTCATAACTTTGGGAGCAATAACTTTACTGGTACTCTCCAGTCTATTCCTATTGCACCTGTAAGATCAGGAAAGCAAACTGCTTACACATTTTTGGCTGGAGATAACAAGCTCAGCGGGCCATTCCCAGGTATTCTGTTTGAGAAGTGTCACGGATTGAACACGATGATTGTTAATGTTAGTAGCAATAGAATGTCTGGTCAGATTCCGGCAAATATGGGTCCAATGTGCAGATCTCTCAAGCTTCTGGATGCATCTAAGAATCAGATTATGGGGACCATTCCCCCAAGCGTTGGTGATTTGGTTTCACTCGTTTCTCTTGACATGAGTTGGAACCTTTTGCATGGCCCGATACCATCTAGTTTGAGCCAAATAAGGGGTTTGAAGTACCTGTCTTTGGCTGGTAATGGAATAAATGGTTCCATTCCTTCTAGCTTAGGGAAGCTGCAAACTTTAGAGGTTCTGGATCTCTCTTCGAACTTGCTTTCAGGAGAGATACCAAATGATCTTGTGAAGTTGAGAAACCTGACTGCTCTTCTTCTCAATAACAATAAACTCTCTGGGCAGATACCCTCTGGTTTAGCAAGTATGACTTTGCTCTCAATGTTTAATGTCTCCTTCAATAACTTGTCTGGGCCACTGCCATCAAGTAACAGTTTGATGCAATGTAGCAGTGTTCTTGGAAACCCATATCTACACCCTTGCCGTGTTTTCTCCCTAGCAGTGCCATCTCCGGATTCTCAAGGAAGGGCTTCTGAGGCACAAGGCTATGCTTCTCTCTCAGGTCAAACCCAGAAGAGGCAGGGTGGTGGCTTCACTTCAATTGAGATAGCATCAATAGCCTCTGCATCAGCCATTTTTTCAGTTCTCCTAGCTCTGATTTTCCTATTCATCTACACCAGAAAGTGGAGTCCAAAGTCCAAAATAATGGGATCTGCCAGAAAGGAAGTAACAATCTTCACAGACATTGGGGTTACCCTGACATTTGAGAATGTGGTGCGGGCCACTGGGAGTTTCAATGCGAGCAATTGCATTGGCAATGGAGGTTTTGGGGCCACTTACAAGGCAGAGATCTCTCCAGGAGTTCTGGTGGCAATTAAAAGGCTTGCAGTTGGACGGTTCCAGGGCATTCAACAGTTTCATGCAGAGATCAAAACCCTTGGAAGGCTCCACCATCCAAATCTTGTCACTTTGATTGGTTATCATGCAAGTGAAACAGAAATGTttctcatatataattatttgccTGGTGGTAATTTGGAAAAGTTTATTCAGGAGAGGTCCACAAGGGCAGTGGATTGGAGGATACTTCACAAAATTGCTCTGGACATAGCTCGTGCACTTGCCTACCTGCATGATCAGTGTGTACCACGTGTACTCCATCGGGATGTTAAGCCCAGCAACATTCTTTTAGATGATGATTTTAATGCCTATTTATCCGACTTTGGTTTGGCCAGGCTCTTGGGAACTTCGGAAACCCATGCTACTACTGGAGTGGCTGGAACTTTTGGGTATGTTGCCCCAGAGTATGCAATGACTTGCCGTGTATCAGATAAGGCTGATGTTTATAGTTACGGGGTTGTGCTTCTTGAGTTACTTTCAGACAAGAAAGCTCTGGATCCTTCATTTTCCCCGTATGGAAATGGTTTTAACATTGTTGCTTGGGCATGCATGCTCCTTCGGCAGGGCAGAGCTAAGGAGTTCTTCACGGGAGGATTATGGGATGCTGGGCCACATGATGATTTGGTAGAAATCTTACACCTGGCAGTTGTGTGTACGGTGGACACACTATCGACCAGGCCTACGATGAAGCAGGTTGTACGACGGTTGAAACAACTGCAACCGCCATCATGCTAG